tgaaagaaaatcaatctTTTAGGGTGTTGGTGATTATTATTGAAGTAATTATCTCATAGTCTAAAAGCTTCTATTAGGATCCATGAGAGACTAagagataaaaattgaaaaattctcCTTCACAAggtagaatatttttttatctgaTTGATAACAAGCTTTCTTAATCTTAGAGGCCAAATATCtgataaaataattcaatgaTATTATTCTGTTTTTGTCTTCCAGATTCGAGTGTCAGCCACCATGACCAATGCACGAGTAGTCCTGACTCTCGACAGCGACATGCACTCAAATGATCCTCAAACACCTCTTCGCGCCCTGTGTTATCTCTTGGACCCTGATATGGATCCAAATCTCGGGTTCGTTCAGTTTCCTCAAGCCTTCCATGGGATCAACAAGAATGATATTTACGCTGGTGAGTGTATACATGTGTATCAAATTCATCCCATTGGAATGGACGGCCTAGCAGGCCCCATGCATGTAGGGACTGGATGTTTTTTCCGGCGAGAAGTCTTCTCTGGTGGCCCATCCAGAACCCCCGGACAGAGCTCAGATCATCTCGTGAGCAAGTCAATCGGGAACAAAGAAGTTTTAGCATCAGCACATCATGTTTCAGCATGGAATTATGAGAATCAAACCAATTGGGGCACCAAGGTGATTATATGTATAAGCTCTTTTGTTAGTACTAGTTTGAGTTTATGAAATCAGGAATAAAGGAAAACGAACCAGatccaattaattaaacaaGAATATAACATACTAATTATCGGTATTTCCAAATTGTGTAGATGGGATACAGATATGGGTCATTGTGTGAGGACTACTGCACGGGCTATCGGCTGCATTGTGAAGGAtggaagtccattttttgcaatCCTAAGAGGCCTGCATTTCTGGGGAGGGCACCGATTAACCTCAATGTCTGTCTGAATCAATCCAAGCGGTGGGGGGTTGGCCTCCTTGAGGTTGGGTTTTGCAAGCATAGCCCAATCGTCTTCGGCTTAATGGAGATAGGCCCTCTCATGGGTCTATGTTACGCAAACTATGCCTTCAGGCCCCTCTGGTCCATTCCAATCACCATCTATGCCTTTCTCCCCCAGCTAGCTCTACTCAAAGGTGTCTCAATCTTCCCCAAGGTATGTGTCCATTCATCCATGAGCATTATAGGTTTCAGATTATACACTTAAATGTGGTTTAATTTACAGGTCTCAGAACCTAGGTTTTTCTTATACATATTCCTTTTCGTTGGAGCATACACACAAGATTGTCTAGACTTCTTATTATCTGGAGCTACAATCCAGAGGTGGTGGAGCACCCAGAGGGTGTGGATGATGAGGGGGGTCTCAagtttctcattctctttagtcGAATACTTGCTCAAATGCATTGGCATTTCCCAATTCGGATTCAATGTGACAAGCAAGGTGGTTGACAAGGAACAAAGCAAGCGGTACAAGCAAGGGATTTTCGAGTTTGGAGTCTCATCACCCTTGTTCTTGCCGCTAACAACAGCAGCCATAATGAACTTGGTCTCATTCCTATGGGGCATGGTACTAATCTTCAAGAAGAAAAACCTGGAAGGCATGCTTTTGCAGATGTTGTTAGCTGGTTTTGTGATGGTGAACTGCTGGCCAATATATGAAGCCATGGTCTTGAGAACTGATAGAGGAAGGATGC
This DNA window, taken from Vitis vinifera cultivar Pinot Noir 40024 chromosome 2, ASM3070453v1, encodes the following:
- the LOC100241114 gene encoding cellulose synthase-like protein G3; its protein translation is MANPFQFRPPLHTRVLMRRTSAYRVFAIFYSFAILALLYHHLIHLLHSPNTLSFFILLADVLFSFLWASSQGFHMCPTDRRVFIEHLEHYVKESDYPGLDVLICTADLHKEPPMGVVNTALSMMAYDYPTAKLSVYVSDDGGSKLTLFAFMEAARFATHWLPFCRKNKVVERCPEAYFGSNPSSWFPETDQIKLMYETMKIKVESVVEKGTIPHDHFTNEQEKQAFSRWTDEFTQANHPAVVQVLLEGNKDMDITGHTMPNLVYVSREKRPGSPHHFKAGALNVLIRVSATMTNARVVLTLDSDMHSNDPQTPLRALCYLLDPDMDPNLGFVQFPQAFHGINKNDIYAGECIHVYQIHPIGMDGLAGPMHVGTGCFFRREVFSGGPSRTPGQSSDHLVSKSIGNKEVLASAHHVSAWNYENQTNWGTKMGYRYGSLCEDYCTGYRLHCEGWKSIFCNPKRPAFLGRAPINLNVCLNQSKRWGVGLLEVGFCKHSPIVFGLMEIGPLMGLCYANYAFRPLWSIPITIYAFLPQLALLKGVSIFPKVSEPRFFLYIFLFVGAYTQDCLDFLLSGATIQRWWSTQRVWMMRGVSSFSFSLVEYLLKCIGISQFGFNVTSKVVDKEQSKRYKQGIFEFGVSSPLFLPLTTAAIMNLVSFLWGMVLIFKKKNLEGMLLQMLLAGFVMVNCWPIYEAMVLRTDRGRMPTRTTIISIFLAWALCIIVSVSPKI